In Puniceicoccaceae bacterium, the following are encoded in one genomic region:
- a CDS encoding uroporphyrinogen-III synthase — MTGVNHAAALKGKRIVLTKSEQEQDEIGAALAEAGAEVLSMPLIQVEPVVDAQQSLEILKGLATYEWIVFTSVNGVKYFFETFFKAFKDIRSFGGARIACVGHRTAAEVQALHLEVDLIPEQATGVALAKELVETGSLPSAYVLWVCGDKVNKEALSMLEGKGEAILDVFEVYKSSLRDLKHDEVAASFRKHGAHGMLFASPSAAESFADQAAKLLRGTKAIIPKTVSIGPTTTEAMKRLRIPMDREAASPAAIDVVAAFKALLS; from the coding sequence ATGACAGGTGTGAACCATGCCGCCGCGCTGAAGGGAAAGCGCATTGTACTCACGAAGAGCGAACAGGAACAGGATGAGATCGGGGCTGCGCTGGCGGAAGCCGGGGCGGAGGTCTTGTCAATGCCCTTGATACAGGTCGAGCCTGTTGTGGATGCGCAGCAATCGCTCGAAATCCTCAAGGGCTTGGCTACCTATGAATGGATCGTTTTTACTTCGGTTAACGGAGTGAAGTATTTTTTCGAGACCTTCTTCAAGGCCTTTAAGGATATTCGTTCGTTCGGAGGAGCGCGCATTGCCTGTGTGGGACATCGAACCGCAGCAGAGGTGCAGGCACTGCACCTTGAAGTGGACTTGATTCCCGAGCAGGCGACGGGAGTTGCGTTGGCAAAGGAATTGGTCGAAACGGGCAGTCTTCCGAGTGCATATGTGCTCTGGGTGTGCGGTGACAAGGTGAACAAGGAGGCACTGTCGATGCTTGAGGGAAAGGGTGAAGCGATCCTGGACGTTTTTGAGGTTTACAAAAGCTCATTGCGAGATCTCAAACATGACGAGGTCGCCGCATCGTTTCGCAAGCACGGTGCACATGGGATGTTGTTTGCCAGTCCTTCGGCTGCGGAATCTTTTGCGGACCAGGCGGCCAAGTTGCTGCGTGGAACAAAGGCGATCATCCCCAAAACCGTGAGCATCGGACCGACAACCACTGAAGCGATGAAGCGCCTGCGCATCCCGATGGACCGGGAAGCGGCATCTCCAGCAGCAATTGATGTAGTTGCTGCGTTCAAAGCTTTGCTGTCGTGA
- a CDS encoding UDP-2,3-diacylglucosamine diphosphatase — MSSAPVDHKLHFKTIILSDLHLGSPYCQIEKIIEFLHSTTSETLVLNGDFIDGWSLARRGGWSHRCTRVIRILLRKIETEGTRLIYVRGNHDDYLDTVLPLGFSNIEIVREFKYRTREGTYLIVHGDGFDSVTTEHKWMAILGDIGYQTMMKTNQLYQRHAARLGLPAFSISQWTKAKVKSVVAFVDKYEEQLQELAQQQGYRGIICGHIHTPANKTLGNFHYLNSGDWVESNTAIVEHYEGGFEVIDFPKLRQWKSDASQRFRFQRKPGERKRSEDLDPDFTPFH, encoded by the coding sequence ATGAGCAGCGCACCGGTCGACCACAAACTTCACTTCAAAACGATTATTCTTTCGGATCTGCACCTTGGATCTCCGTACTGCCAGATCGAAAAAATCATCGAGTTCCTCCACTCCACCACCTCAGAGACGCTTGTGCTCAACGGAGATTTTATTGATGGCTGGAGTCTTGCCCGCAGGGGTGGATGGAGCCATCGGTGCACCCGCGTTATCCGCATTCTTCTCCGCAAAATCGAAACTGAAGGTACCCGCTTGATCTACGTCAGGGGAAATCACGACGATTATCTCGACACCGTGCTGCCCTTGGGATTCTCCAACATCGAAATCGTAAGGGAATTCAAATATCGCACACGCGAGGGAACGTATCTCATCGTTCACGGTGATGGGTTTGACTCCGTCACAACCGAGCACAAGTGGATGGCCATTCTGGGCGACATTGGCTACCAGACGATGATGAAGACCAACCAGCTTTATCAGCGCCATGCCGCGCGCCTGGGTCTGCCCGCATTTTCCATCTCCCAATGGACCAAGGCAAAAGTGAAATCCGTCGTGGCTTTTGTAGACAAATACGAAGAACAACTTCAGGAACTCGCCCAGCAGCAGGGCTACCGTGGTATCATTTGCGGCCACATCCATACCCCTGCCAACAAAACCCTGGGAAACTTCCACTACCTCAATTCCGGAGACTGGGTTGAGTCCAATACCGCAATCGTAGAGCACTATGAAGGCGGATTTGAGGTCATCGATTTTCCGAAACTGCGCCAGTGGAAGTCCGATGCCTCCCAACGCTTTCGTTTTCAGCGAAAGCCGGGTGAGCGCAAACGCAGCGAAGACCTCGATCCTGATTTTACCCCGTTTCACTGA
- a CDS encoding dUTPase has protein sequence MDKLEEIFQLQKKLNERIGVNLDDLDEAGKTEWLLNYVRAMQQELAELVDSVPWKWWAKYQTFDEQNAKVEIIDLFHFLISAAQVMGLSAEDVYASYVKKNQVNLERQAQGYTVKDENDSKHI, from the coding sequence ATGGACAAACTTGAGGAAATTTTTCAACTACAAAAAAAGCTGAACGAACGCATCGGGGTGAATCTGGACGACCTGGATGAAGCGGGCAAGACCGAGTGGTTGCTCAACTACGTCAGGGCGATGCAGCAGGAGCTTGCCGAACTGGTAGACTCGGTCCCTTGGAAATGGTGGGCCAAATATCAGACCTTCGATGAACAAAATGCAAAAGTGGAGATCATTGATTTGTTTCACTTTCTCATCTCTGCTGCGCAGGTCATGGGTCTCAGTGCCGAGGATGTCTATGCTTCCTACGTGAAAAAGAACCAAGTCAACCTGGAGCGCCAGGCACAGGGTTACACGGTGAAGGATGAGAATGACTCCAAGCACATTTGA
- the murA gene encoding UDP-N-acetylglucosamine 1-carboxyvinyltransferase, with product MKVFRIEGGHPLEGTIEVSGAKNAALPIFAACLLTDQRCVISNVPDLSDIRLMAELLQTLGAHVERLEPGTWAIEAKTLNGVAPYELVRQMRASICLLGPLVARLREANVSFPGGCVIGPRPIDLHIKGLKKLGCKVNVEGGYVQVDAAELRANHVFLGGRMGSTVTGTANILMAATLAPGVTHIENAAAEPEIADLCRMLQGMGANIEGGGSHTIRIEGVKQLSGVQHRIIPDRVEGGTYLMGAAMTGGDLTVKNLPAPLIGALLDRFEEAGVKLQIAADSIRIHTDPCQLRPVDIITLPFPGFPTDLQAQMCSLMSLVDGLSIITERIYPNRFMHIPELQRMGADIAIEGASAIIKGTRQLSGAPVMASDLRASAALVIAALAAKGESWIQRIYHIERGYERIHEKLSHLGIRMDRLDDTDMPASIQLLD from the coding sequence ATGAAAGTGTTTCGAATCGAAGGAGGTCATCCCCTGGAGGGAACGATCGAAGTCTCAGGAGCCAAAAATGCGGCCCTGCCGATCTTCGCTGCCTGCCTGTTAACCGATCAGCGCTGCGTGATCTCGAACGTCCCTGATCTCAGCGACATCCGACTCATGGCCGAACTGCTCCAAACCCTCGGAGCACACGTCGAGCGCCTGGAACCCGGCACCTGGGCCATTGAGGCAAAAACCCTCAACGGAGTAGCCCCTTACGAACTCGTACGACAGATGCGCGCTTCGATCTGCCTGCTGGGTCCACTGGTCGCACGTTTGCGGGAGGCAAATGTCTCCTTTCCCGGAGGATGCGTGATCGGTCCTCGCCCCATTGACCTGCACATCAAGGGACTCAAAAAGCTGGGATGCAAGGTCAATGTCGAGGGAGGATATGTGCAGGTAGACGCCGCCGAATTGAGGGCAAACCACGTATTCCTTGGCGGACGCATGGGCAGCACAGTAACGGGCACTGCCAATATTCTCATGGCTGCAACGCTCGCTCCCGGAGTAACTCACATCGAAAATGCTGCAGCCGAACCCGAAATCGCGGATCTCTGCCGCATGCTTCAGGGCATGGGTGCCAACATCGAAGGCGGTGGCAGCCACACCATCCGCATCGAGGGAGTCAAACAACTCAGCGGAGTGCAACACCGCATCATACCGGATCGCGTCGAAGGCGGCACTTACCTCATGGGTGCCGCAATGACCGGAGGTGACCTTACGGTCAAAAACCTGCCCGCTCCACTCATTGGAGCACTTCTCGACCGATTCGAAGAGGCGGGAGTGAAGCTCCAGATTGCAGCGGATTCGATACGCATCCATACCGATCCCTGTCAATTGCGCCCTGTCGATATCATCACCCTTCCGTTCCCCGGTTTTCCGACGGATCTTCAGGCCCAGATGTGCAGTCTGATGAGTCTGGTCGATGGTCTGAGCATCATCACCGAACGCATTTATCCCAACCGCTTCATGCACATCCCCGAACTGCAGCGCATGGGCGCCGACATTGCTATCGAAGGTGCAAGCGCCATCATCAAGGGAACTCGCCAACTCTCGGGAGCTCCAGTGATGGCATCCGACCTGCGCGCCAGCGCGGCCCTGGTCATCGCCGCACTCGCAGCAAAGGGGGAATCCTGGATACAGCGCATCTATCATATCGAGCGCGGTTACGAGCGCATCCACGAAAAACTGAGTCATCTCGGCATTCGCATGGATCGGCTTGACGATACCGACATGCCCGCATCCATTCAGCTCCTGGACTGA
- the ruvB gene encoding Holliday junction branch migration DNA helicase RuvB: MNPSQASDSTPFSFKNEQRPLAANLENRLRPPAFDSFTGQRKTVERLQIMVGSARDRGDILSHVLLSGPPGLGKTTLANIIGNELEKNVKITSGPVLDKPSDLAGLLTNLETGDILFIDEIHRISRVVEEYLYSAMEDFVIDIMIDQGPNARSVRLELPRFTLVGATTRVGSLTAPLRSRFTLQTRLEHYDRDDLTHIIKRSCGILEIQISPDGAEEIARRSRGTPRIANNLIHFVRDYAQQRANGVITKKAANDALELLEIDQNGLDEMDKRILRLIAVNYKGGPVGLGTIGVAVNEDTQTIEDVHEPYLIQEGYLQRTPQGRVLTERAWHAIGLDPLTRDPSQQKLGL; the protein is encoded by the coding sequence ATGAACCCTTCGCAAGCATCCGATTCGACCCCGTTTTCGTTCAAGAACGAGCAACGCCCGCTCGCTGCAAATCTTGAGAATCGCCTTCGCCCACCCGCATTTGACAGTTTCACAGGGCAGCGCAAGACAGTCGAACGGCTACAGATCATGGTCGGTTCGGCAAGGGACAGAGGCGACATCCTCAGCCATGTACTGCTGAGCGGACCTCCAGGTCTGGGCAAAACAACCCTGGCCAACATCATCGGAAATGAACTCGAGAAAAATGTGAAAATCACTTCAGGTCCCGTGCTCGACAAACCGAGTGACCTTGCGGGTTTGCTCACCAACCTCGAGACGGGCGATATCCTCTTTATTGATGAAATCCACCGCATTTCCCGGGTCGTGGAAGAATATCTTTACTCCGCCATGGAAGATTTTGTCATCGACATCATGATCGACCAAGGTCCCAACGCACGAAGTGTGCGCCTGGAACTCCCGCGCTTTACCCTCGTGGGAGCTACCACGCGTGTCGGTTCACTCACGGCTCCCCTGCGCAGCCGCTTTACCCTGCAAACCCGCCTCGAACACTACGACAGAGACGATCTGACACATATCATCAAACGCTCCTGCGGAATTCTCGAAATCCAGATTTCACCGGACGGAGCTGAGGAAATCGCACGCCGTTCGCGCGGCACTCCCCGTATTGCCAACAATCTCATCCATTTCGTCCGTGACTATGCTCAGCAACGTGCGAATGGAGTCATCACAAAGAAAGCGGCCAATGATGCGCTCGAATTGCTGGAGATTGATCAAAATGGACTCGATGAGATGGACAAGCGCATCCTGCGCCTGATCGCAGTCAACTACAAGGGAGGTCCGGTGGGACTCGGAACGATCGGGGTCGCTGTCAATGAGGACACGCAAACCATTGAGGACGTGCATGAACCTTATCTCATCCAGGAAGGCTATCTGCAGCGCACACCACAGGGGCGCGTGCTCACGGAACGTGCATGGCACGCCATTGGACTGGATCCACTGACTCGCGACCCCTCCCAGCAAAAGCTTGGACTGTAA
- a CDS encoding phosphoribosylanthranilate isomerase: MADRNSIQVKICGMRDISLALDVLHWGADFIGMIHHVRSPRHVSLTEMTSLSSNLPEGTRVAVVVDPEPMLVRAIWQTGVDHLQVHLKNGSEQRLEQLQKSVPPGKQLWLAPSLPPECVFPSEILPFASRVVVDTYVPHQVGGTGKTGDWSGFRKLATANPMMPFVLAGGLHPENVCEAIRVSGATCIDVNSGVEREPGVKCPEKIRALFQALHEQCSDVP, translated from the coding sequence ATGGCTGATCGAAATTCCATCCAAGTCAAAATCTGCGGGATGCGTGACATCAGCCTGGCACTGGATGTGTTGCATTGGGGCGCCGACTTCATCGGCATGATCCATCATGTTCGATCCCCACGACACGTATCCCTGACGGAGATGACTTCGCTCAGCTCGAACTTGCCGGAGGGCACCCGTGTAGCGGTTGTTGTCGATCCGGAACCCATGCTGGTACGTGCGATTTGGCAGACTGGAGTCGATCATCTGCAAGTGCATTTGAAGAACGGGTCGGAACAACGGCTCGAGCAGTTGCAAAAGTCGGTACCCCCGGGGAAACAATTATGGCTCGCTCCTTCGTTGCCTCCGGAATGCGTGTTCCCATCGGAGATTCTGCCCTTCGCTTCGCGCGTGGTTGTGGATACCTATGTTCCGCATCAGGTCGGGGGGACCGGAAAGACGGGGGACTGGTCTGGGTTTCGAAAGCTGGCGACCGCGAACCCCATGATGCCATTTGTACTTGCAGGTGGACTGCATCCTGAAAATGTTTGCGAAGCCATCCGAGTGAGCGGAGCGACTTGTATTGACGTGAACAGTGGTGTCGAACGTGAGCCTGGGGTCAAGTGCCCCGAGAAAATCCGTGCCCTGTTTCAAGCATTGCATGAGCAGTGTTCAGATGTGCCCTAA
- the kdsB gene encoding 3-deoxy-manno-octulosonate cytidylyltransferase, with the protein MQLALIVPGRLASTRFPQKLLHPILGIPLIVHTARRIQNQVPDLPLFFAVDHPDLSQILREHGFDSILTRSDHSSGTDRLAEANANIGAERVVNVQADEPMVTAGQIRQLCALIQSPGTDLATLAHRFHSPEDFLNPNQVKVVISSEGTALYFSRSPIPYPRDTSGTVTKEWLQTQPCYRHLGLYAYTREFLENFTRLKPSPCESIEKLEQLRALENGFRIAVGITDHPSIGVDTPEDAQLLERLLRDQPSG; encoded by the coding sequence ATGCAACTTGCACTCATCGTTCCCGGACGCCTGGCCTCCACCCGATTCCCGCAAAAACTGCTGCATCCCATACTTGGCATCCCTCTGATCGTGCACACTGCACGACGCATTCAAAATCAGGTGCCCGATCTTCCGCTCTTCTTTGCAGTCGATCATCCGGACCTGAGCCAGATATTGCGTGAACATGGATTTGACTCCATCCTGACGCGAAGCGACCACAGCAGCGGCACGGATCGCCTGGCCGAGGCCAACGCCAACATCGGCGCCGAACGTGTGGTCAACGTACAGGCCGACGAGCCAATGGTTACGGCAGGTCAGATCCGCCAACTCTGCGCTCTGATTCAATCCCCCGGAACGGACCTGGCAACCCTGGCACACCGCTTCCACTCGCCCGAGGATTTCCTCAATCCCAACCAGGTCAAAGTGGTAATTTCCTCTGAAGGCACCGCACTCTATTTTTCCAGGTCTCCCATTCCCTACCCAAGGGATACATCCGGCACCGTGACGAAGGAATGGTTGCAAACGCAACCCTGCTACCGCCACCTCGGTCTCTACGCCTACACCCGCGAATTCCTGGAAAACTTCACCCGCCTCAAACCGAGTCCTTGCGAATCCATTGAAAAACTCGAACAACTCCGCGCGCTGGAGAACGGATTTCGCATCGCTGTTGGAATCACCGATCATCCATCCATCGGAGTCGATACTCCGGAAGACGCCCAACTGCTCGAACGTCTGCTTCGGGATCAACCCTCGGGCTAA
- a CDS encoding low molecular weight protein-tyrosine-phosphatase, protein MSSTPSILFVCMGNICRSPSAEIIWSQKLQDAGLKGTCDSAGTIGYHQGEPPDARMQGALKQAGYRPFGHSRKVEARDLDRFDWILAMDRENLHALQQLAASSGKSSDHCRLMLEFAGISDVAEVPDPYYGGTAGFDHVVQLLERASDQLIERFQSLANDDASTA, encoded by the coding sequence ATGTCGTCGACACCATCCATCCTCTTTGTCTGCATGGGCAATATCTGTCGGTCCCCGAGTGCAGAAATAATCTGGAGCCAAAAGCTTCAGGACGCTGGCTTGAAAGGAACTTGCGACTCCGCTGGAACCATTGGATACCATCAGGGAGAACCGCCAGACGCGCGCATGCAGGGCGCTTTGAAACAAGCCGGATATCGCCCCTTCGGGCATTCGCGCAAGGTTGAGGCACGCGATCTGGATCGATTTGACTGGATTCTCGCGATGGACCGGGAAAATCTTCACGCCTTACAGCAGTTGGCTGCATCCAGCGGTAAATCCAGCGACCACTGTCGACTCATGCTGGAATTCGCGGGTATCTCCGATGTGGCAGAAGTTCCCGATCCCTACTATGGTGGAACTGCCGGATTTGACCATGTGGTTCAATTGCTGGAACGCGCAAGCGACCAGCTGATCGAGCGCTTTCAATCGCTGGCAAACGATGATGCTTCAACCGCATGA
- the gpmI gene encoding 2,3-bisphosphoglycerate-independent phosphoglycerate mutase, translating to MDRKPVVLVIRDGWGSNPNSEHDRFNAVKLAKTPVADRISSEYPRTEIMACGRDVGLPDGIMGNSEVGHQNIGAGRIVDQEIVRIDKGFEERTIFKNPVFLQVIDKVKAGGKLHLMGITSDAGVHGMLEHLYGLVSAAKELGVSEVFLHAFSDGRDTAPESGLEYLRQIEARFSEIGAGKVASITGRYWAMDRDLRWDRVEKAYNCITGRAVANKANSVTEAIERYYSNPTEPSMKGDEFIPATQIVQSDGQPIGTVEDGDAVIFYNFRGDRPRELTRAFIEDSFDGFDRGPKLDILFVTMTEYQKGLCPNILFTKPPKMKDILGQVVSEAGIPQFRCAETEKFPHVTFFFNDYREEPFELEDRVIVPSPKDVSTYDQKPEMSAAGVRDAAKDAILSRKYGLIVVNFANPDMVGHTGSVPAVIQACEFVDACVGELIEATRSVEGSLLITADHGNADQMYDESSKGPHTSHTLNPVEVVIVDDRFKSHSLRSTGRLADIAPTLLCMMGMDQPDAMTGNNLIADL from the coding sequence ATGGACAGAAAACCTGTAGTGCTCGTCATTCGCGATGGTTGGGGTTCCAATCCCAATAGCGAACATGATCGTTTCAATGCCGTAAAACTCGCCAAAACTCCAGTTGCGGATCGCATCAGCAGCGAATATCCCCGCACCGAAATCATGGCCTGTGGTCGCGATGTCGGGCTGCCTGACGGTATCATGGGAAACAGCGAAGTCGGCCACCAGAACATCGGGGCTGGGCGCATTGTAGATCAGGAAATCGTGCGCATCGACAAAGGGTTTGAGGAGCGTACCATTTTTAAGAATCCGGTATTCTTGCAAGTCATCGACAAGGTGAAGGCAGGGGGCAAGCTACACCTGATGGGCATCACCTCCGACGCAGGCGTACACGGCATGCTGGAGCATCTCTACGGACTCGTGAGCGCTGCCAAGGAACTCGGTGTCAGTGAGGTATTCCTGCACGCCTTCTCCGATGGACGTGATACGGCTCCGGAAAGTGGTCTCGAATATTTGCGACAGATCGAAGCCAGGTTTTCCGAAATCGGAGCTGGCAAAGTTGCCAGCATCACCGGTCGCTACTGGGCGATGGACCGTGACTTGCGCTGGGATCGCGTTGAAAAAGCCTACAACTGTATCACTGGCAGGGCGGTGGCCAACAAAGCCAATTCGGTAACCGAGGCCATCGAGCGCTACTACTCCAATCCAACAGAACCGAGCATGAAGGGCGACGAATTCATTCCGGCTACCCAGATCGTTCAGTCCGATGGTCAGCCCATTGGTACGGTTGAGGATGGGGATGCCGTCATTTTCTACAATTTCCGTGGCGACCGTCCACGTGAACTGACACGCGCCTTCATTGAAGACAGCTTTGACGGATTTGATCGCGGTCCGAAGCTCGATATTCTTTTCGTCACCATGACCGAGTACCAAAAAGGTCTCTGCCCCAACATCCTGTTCACCAAACCTCCCAAGATGAAGGACATTCTGGGACAGGTCGTCAGCGAGGCAGGTATCCCCCAGTTTCGTTGTGCGGAAACCGAAAAGTTTCCCCACGTAACGTTTTTCTTTAACGACTACCGCGAAGAACCGTTCGAACTGGAGGACCGCGTCATTGTTCCCAGTCCAAAGGATGTATCGACCTACGACCAGAAACCCGAGATGTCGGCTGCCGGAGTTCGCGATGCCGCCAAAGATGCAATCCTCAGCCGGAAGTACGGCCTCATCGTAGTCAACTTTGCAAATCCGGACATGGTCGGGCACACAGGGTCCGTACCGGCAGTCATCCAGGCATGCGAGTTTGTGGATGCCTGCGTTGGCGAACTGATCGAAGCGACGCGTTCCGTTGAGGGTTCCCTGCTGATCACAGCCGATCATGGCAACGCCGATCAGATGTACGACGAATCGAGCAAGGGACCGCACACCTCCCACACACTGAATCCAGTCGAAGTGGTCATCGTAGATGATCGCTTCAAATCCCATTCGCTGCGTTCGACCGGACGCCTTGCAGACATTGCACCCACGCTTCTTTGCATGATGGGAATGGATCAGCCCGATGCGATGACGGGCAACAATCTGATTGCAGATCTCTGA
- a CDS encoding DNA topoisomerase III, whose translation MKKLIIAEKPSVAADLARVLGKVKKVGDYFENDEWIIASAIGHLVELYMPEDFDKKWKSWRMQSLPIIPETFQLKPIEKTKSRFNELKKLLGRKDIDCVINACDAGREGELIFAYIYDLAKKKVPIKRLWMSSMTPDAIRKAFAELKDGTAMEPLKSAAKSRSESDWLIGINGTRAVTMKLFGFRGGKVATVGRVQTPTLALVVQRELEIRNFKPTPFWRITADFEITEGQYEGTYQRADKKKDDSNAHDKLDRIWDEDRAKTILAELERADRAMVSEQKKRTRQSSPRLYDLTTLQREANGRFGFPAGMTLKIAQSLYEKHKVLTYPRTDSRALPQDYPETCRTAIQHLPDTYQSSKDYILKNNRIDPSDRRVFNNAQISDHFAIIPTNNPPKKLSPDEAKIYDMVVRRFLAVFFPPAEYDVTTRLSVVGEHTFKTEGKVLVHQGWLAAYDRTNNAEKTLPALSKADEDDTGNCRATNRDFRLLNEATKPPARYTEATLLSAMEGAGKLVEDEELADAMKEKGLGTPATRASIIDHLIKEAYMMRENRELLPTAKAEELMIFLNHLHVEELTSPALTGEWEYKLRQVELGKISREAFMSDIVGLTQKIVENARAFEEKAEDLKPSNLRSPIDGEPLLEGMRFYQSKCGTVKIYKTIGNRKMEEAEIQELLSKRKLGPLDGFRSKVGKPYSAMLTLDDEHKVKFVFNNGNGGDNGNGENGKIEDLTQFPKVGVSPIDGATVYETPNAYLCESYHRDGKGFRLSRTMLGKTLPREQVEKLLKDGETEVIQNFRSNRTRKLFSASLLLDKTGKITFKFPPREPKAKAGAKTQKTASDSEKTS comes from the coding sequence ATGAAGAAACTGATCATTGCCGAGAAACCCAGTGTCGCAGCCGATCTCGCCCGCGTGCTCGGGAAAGTCAAAAAAGTCGGGGACTACTTTGAGAACGACGAATGGATCATTGCCTCGGCAATTGGTCACCTGGTCGAACTTTACATGCCCGAAGACTTCGACAAAAAGTGGAAGTCCTGGCGCATGCAGTCCCTTCCCATCATCCCAGAGACTTTTCAGCTAAAGCCAATTGAGAAAACCAAATCGCGCTTCAACGAACTGAAGAAACTGCTCGGACGCAAGGATATCGACTGTGTGATCAACGCCTGCGATGCCGGGCGTGAGGGAGAACTGATCTTCGCCTACATCTACGATCTGGCCAAAAAGAAGGTGCCGATCAAGCGACTCTGGATGTCCTCCATGACTCCCGATGCCATTCGCAAGGCATTTGCGGAACTCAAGGACGGCACTGCAATGGAACCGCTCAAATCCGCAGCGAAGTCACGCTCGGAGTCCGACTGGCTCATCGGCATCAACGGCACACGTGCCGTCACCATGAAGCTGTTTGGTTTCCGCGGTGGCAAGGTTGCAACGGTCGGACGTGTGCAAACCCCAACTCTCGCGCTCGTCGTACAGCGGGAACTGGAGATTCGCAATTTCAAGCCCACGCCCTTTTGGCGCATTACCGCTGACTTTGAGATCACCGAAGGGCAGTATGAAGGCACCTACCAACGCGCTGACAAAAAGAAGGATGACTCCAATGCGCACGACAAGCTCGACCGCATCTGGGATGAAGACCGTGCCAAAACCATCCTTGCCGAACTCGAACGGGCAGACAGGGCGATGGTCAGCGAGCAGAAAAAGCGCACCCGCCAGAGTTCACCTCGCCTCTATGACCTGACAACCCTGCAGCGGGAAGCAAACGGGCGTTTTGGATTTCCCGCAGGCATGACCCTGAAAATCGCTCAGTCGCTCTATGAAAAACACAAGGTGCTGACCTATCCGCGAACGGACTCCCGTGCCCTGCCCCAGGATTACCCGGAGACCTGCCGCACTGCGATTCAGCATCTCCCCGACACCTACCAGAGTTCCAAGGACTACATCCTCAAGAACAACCGCATCGACCCATCAGACCGGCGGGTATTCAACAATGCCCAGATTTCGGATCACTTTGCGATCATTCCCACGAATAATCCACCGAAGAAACTCAGCCCGGACGAAGCAAAAATCTATGACATGGTGGTGCGCCGCTTCCTGGCAGTCTTTTTTCCCCCGGCGGAATATGACGTGACCACGCGCCTCTCCGTTGTCGGCGAACATACGTTTAAGACTGAAGGCAAGGTGCTCGTGCACCAGGGCTGGCTCGCCGCATATGACCGCACCAATAATGCGGAAAAAACCCTGCCGGCCCTGAGCAAGGCAGATGAGGACGACACAGGCAATTGCCGTGCGACCAACCGGGACTTCCGTCTGCTCAACGAAGCGACCAAACCACCCGCCCGCTACACCGAGGCCACCTTGCTTTCCGCAATGGAAGGTGCAGGAAAACTCGTTGAAGATGAGGAACTTGCCGATGCCATGAAGGAAAAAGGGCTCGGCACGCCTGCAACGCGTGCCTCCATCATCGATCACCTGATCAAAGAGGCTTACATGATGCGTGAAAACCGCGAACTCCTCCCTACAGCGAAGGCAGAGGAGTTGATGATTTTTCTCAACCACCTGCACGTCGAGGAGTTGACCAGCCCGGCACTCACTGGCGAATGGGAGTACAAGCTGCGGCAGGTTGAACTCGGCAAGATCAGTCGAGAGGCCTTCATGTCCGATATTGTCGGGCTGACCCAAAAAATCGTCGAAAATGCCCGTGCATTTGAAGAAAAGGCTGAGGATCTCAAACCCAGCAATCTGCGCTCTCCCATTGATGGAGAACCCCTGCTCGAAGGCATGCGCTTCTATCAATCGAAGTGTGGAACCGTCAAAATCTACAAAACCATCGGCAATCGCAAAATGGAGGAAGCCGAAATCCAGGAACTGCTCAGCAAGCGCAAGCTCGGTCCCTTGGATGGTTTTCGTTCCAAAGTTGGCAAGCCCTACTCGGCCATGCTGACTCTCGATGACGAGCACAAGGTCAAATTTGTCTTCAACAACGGAAACGGCGGAGATAACGGGAATGGGGAGAACGGTAAAATCGAAGACCTGACCCAGTTTCCCAAAGTGGGAGTGTCTCCCATCGACGGAGCGACGGTCTACGAAACACCCAACGCATACCTGTGTGAATCCTATCACCGGGACGGAAAGGGATTTCGCCTCAGTCGCACCATGCTCGGCAAAACCCTGCCACGCGAACAGGTGGAGAAACTCCTCAAGGATGGCGAGACCGAAGTCATCCAGAACTTCCGCTCCAATCGCACACGAAAGCTGTTTTCCGCCTCCTTGCTGCTCGACAAGACCGGAAAGATCACCTTCAAGTTCCCACCTCGCGAACCCAAGGCAAAGGCCGGAGCGAAGACCCAAAAAACTGCCAGCGATTCCGAAAAAACGTCCTGA